From Hymenobacter sediminicola:
ACCAGCTGAAATTCTTCGGGACTGAAATCCAGCGCGTCGTAAACGGCCGGGCTTTTGGGCTTGCCGGTCAGGTGCAGGGCCAGGTCCCAGTTGAGTAGCTGCTCGATGTCCTGGGGCTCGGAGTAAAGCGCGGCGCGGTTGGCTTTGATAAGCTCGTGGCAGCCTTCGGACGCCGGAGAGCCCAGTGGGCCGGGCACGGCCAGCACGTCCCGGTCGTAGCCCTGGGCCAGGTCGGCCGTTATCAGGGCGCCGCCTTTGCGGGCCGCTTCCACCACCACGGTTCCGTCGCAGAGACCCGCAATAATCCGGTTTCTTGAAGGGAAGTTATACTTGTCGGGCGGCGTGCCGAAGGCGAATTCCGTAAGCAAGCCACCCTGCGTGAGCATCTTCTCGGCGGTTTTGCGGTGGGCGTGGGGGTAAAGCACATCCAGCCCCGTGGCCATCACGCCCACCGTTTCCAGGCCTTCCTGCAACGCCGCCCGGTGCGCCGCAATGTCAATGCCGTAGGCCAGCCCGCTCACAATCAGGGGCCGATGCGAGGCAACTCCGCTTACTATTCGTTCTGTTTGCTCGCGGCCATAATCGGTGGCCTGGCGGGTGCCCACAATAGCCAAGGTTTTGGCTTGATTCAGATCAGCAGTGCCCTGGTAGTAGAGCAGGGTAGGTGCATCGGGCAGTTGCTTGAGCCGGGCTGGGAAGTGTTTGCTGGTGTAAAACAGCAACTGCACACCTTCCTTTTCGGCTTTGCGAATGGAGTCTTCCGCCTGCTTTAGCGCTTTGGTGCGGTCTGCGCCAGTCAGGATAGCCTCGGTAGCCGGCCCGATACCCGGAATCTTGCGCAGCTTACCCGGCGGCAGGTGCAGCACGTTTTTGGCCGAGCCGCCGTAGCTCATCAGCTGCCGCGTCAGCTGCGGCCCGATGTTAGGGAAAAGCGTTAAGGCGACTTCGTGGAGAAGGGTGTCGTCGGGAGGATGAACATTATTGGTAGAAGATGGAAGCATAGCGTCGGACGGGTTAGCAAATAATCAGCGAGCAATAATCAAAGTACCCACAGTAATGACACAAGCATAGCCCACAAGAGCGGGAAAATGCCAGCCAGAATTCCGTTTGCCCATGCGCGGTATTGGCGCTTGTGCAGGTGCCAAATCAGCAGCAGAGCTAATACAATAAATAACAGCAGAACAGTAAATGCAGCCTTAGCGTCCTCATCTGAGCTTTTGCTATAATTCGCGACACCCGCCAAGAAGGCCAGGAACATCACAACCGCTTCGGCCAACAGGGTGAGGCAGAATGCCAACAAACCGGTCCAGAATCTTTGTATCATCCCTGCGCCTTCCCAATAGCATCCAGCTCCTTCTTCATGGTCACCATGAACTTGCGGACTTTCTCCAGGCTCTGAATCACGTCGATTTTTTCCTTGAGCTGGGGGCCTTTCTGCTTGAGCATGTCGCGGGCACCGGGAATGGTGTAGCCGCGCTCCTTCACCAGATGGTAGATAGTGCGGAAAATATCCACGTCCTGGGGCGTATAGAGGCGGTTGCCCTTCTTGCTTTTGCGCGGACGCAGCTCCTCAAACTCAGTTTCCCAGAACCGGATCAGCGACGGGGCCACATTGAACTGCGCGGCTACTTCGCCAATGGTGAAGTACTGCTTCTCGATGTCGCGCTCTTTGTAGGGCATGGGGGCAGGCAGTAGCGCTAACCGGAGTAAGACGTAAGTCAGGCTTCAGCTTCGCGGATGGTGAATCGATACTCGTTTTTGGCTGGAGAAGCCGCGAAGCTCGAGCTTCGCGTGACATTTCTCACTTCTATCAAAGTCGGCTAACTTTGCCCGAAGCGCTTTTCCACCGGAAAGGCGAAAAGTAACCAAAATACCGGCCGCCGCCAATTTGGAGTGGTCCGGTTTCCACTGAACCTCCCAACTCACCAGCCACGGGCCTGGTGTTCCGCTTATGTCACTCCCTACCGCCAGCCACGTCCGCCAGCAGTTCCTGGATTTTTTCGCCTCCAAAGGCCACCACATTGTGCCCTCGGCGCCCATCGTGGTGAAGGACGACCCCACGCTGCTGTTCATCAACTCGGGCATGGCCCCGTTCAAGGATTACTTCCTCGGTAACAAGCCCGCGCCGTTCAAGCGCATTGCCGACTCCCAGAAGTGCCTGCGCGTATCGGGCAAGCACAACGACCTGGAAGAGGTAGGCTACGACACGTACCACCACACCATGTTCGAGATGCTCGGCAACTGGTCGTTTGGGGACTACTTCAAGAAGGACGCCATTGCCTGGGCCTGGGAGCTACTCACGGAGGTATACAAGCTGCCGAAAGACCGCCTCTACGTGACCTACTTTGAAGGAGACGCCGGCGACAAACTGGCGGCTGACACCGAGACGCAAGATCTGTGGCGCCAATACACCACCGACGACCGGATTCTGCCCGGCAACAAGAAGGACAACTTCTGGGAAATGGGCGATACGGGCCCTTGCGGCCCCTGCACCGAAATCCACATCGACCTGCGCGACGAGGCCGAAGTAGCCCAGAAATCGGGCCGCGAGCTGGTAAACGCCGACCACCCGCAGGTGGTGGAGGTGTGGAACAACGTATTCATGGAGTTCCAGCGCTTGGCCGATAAGAGCCTCGTAAAGCTGCCCGCTCAGCACGTAGATACCGGTATGGGCTTCGAGCGCCTGATGATGGCTGTGTCGGGCGTGAAGTCGAACTATGACACCGACGTATTCCAGCCCCTGATCCAGTTCATTGCGTCGGAAGTAGGCATGGAGTACCACGGCACGGCCCCGGCCACCGTGAACGACCAGCCGGCTACGGAGAACGAGAAGACGGATATTGCCATCCGCGTTATTGCCGACCACATCCGGACCATCAGCTTCACCATTGCCGATGGCCAGCTGCCCTCGAACGTGAAGGCCGGCTACGTAATTCGCCGGATTCTGCGCCGCGCCGTGCGCTACGCGTTTTCGTCGCTAAGCCAGAAGCAGCCGTTCCTGTATAAGATTGTGCCCATCCTGGCCGATCAGATGCGCAACATTTTTCCCGAGCTGAAAGCGCAGCAGCAGTTTGTGCAGCGCGTGATTGAGGAAGAGGAAATTGCTTTTCTCAAGACGCTCGAAAACGGCCTACGTCGCCTCGAAACGCTGGAAGAAGGCTTCCGTCAAAACGGTAACCGCATTGATGGCAAAACCGCTTTTGAGCTCTCCGATACCTTCGGCTTCCCGCTAGACCTCACCGCCCTCATTGCCCGCGAGAAGGGCCTGACGGTGGACGAGGAAGGCTTCAAGAAAGAGCTGGATGCCCAGAAAAACCGCTCCCGCAATGCCCAGGAGGCCGAGCAGAGCGACTGGACCATCGTGCGCGAATCGGAAGAGCAGCCTGCGTTTGTGGGCTACGACCAGGAGGAGGCCCCAGCCCGCATCCTGCGCTACCGCCGCACCGACCGCAAAGGCAAAACCGAGTACCAAGTGGTGCTCGATCAGACGCCGTTCTACGCCGAATCGGGCGGGCAGATTGGCGACACGGGCTACCTGGAGTCGCCGCTGAGCAAGGTGCGCGTGCTGGACACGAAGAAGGAAAACGACCTCATCGTGCATACGGTGCTGGAGCTGCCCGAAGACGTAAACGGCGAGTTCCTGGCCCGCTACGACCACGCCCGCCGCGCCCAGATTCAGCGCAACCACACCGCCACGCACTTGCTGCAGGCGGCCCTGCGCGAAGTGGTTGGCTCACACGTGGCTCAGAAAGGCTCGTTGGTAAATGAGAAGCTGCTGCGCTTCGACTTCAGCCACTTCACCAAAGTAACCGACGACCAGCTCCGCCAGGTAGAAACGCTGGTAAATGCCCGCATCCGCCAGCAAATTCCGCTGGATGAGCGCCGCAACGTGCCCATCGACGAGGCCAAAAACCTAGGCGCAACCGCCTTGTTCGGCGAGAAGTACGGCGAATTCGTGCGTGTCATCACCTTCGACCGCGACTTCTCGGTGGAGCTTTGCGGCGGCACCCACGTGCGTACCACCGGCGACATTGGTTTCTTCAAAATTACCTCGGAAAGCGCGGTAGGGGCCGGTGTACGCCGTATTGAGGCCGTAACAGCTGAAGCGGCTGAAACCTTTGTGAACCAGCAATTGGAGCTTATAGGCCAGGTGCGTGAGGCGCTGGGCAACCCGCAGCATCTCATTCCGAGCATCGAGAAGCAAACGGAAGAAATTGCTGGCCTACGCAAGCAGATTGAGCAGTTTGCCCAGCAGAGCATCAACCAGCAGAAAGACCAGCTGGTAGGCCAGGTGAAGCCGCTCAACGGCGTGAACTTCCTCGCTGCGCAAGTGCAGGCATCCTCTGCCGATGGCCTCAAGACCTTGGCCTTCAACCTGCGTCAGTCGGTACCAAATCTGGTGGCCGTGCTGGGTGCTGAAATTGATGGCAAGCCACAACTCGCCGTAATGTTGGATGATGAGCTAGCCAAAAGCGGCAAGCTCAACGCTAGCACATTGGTGCGCGAGCTGGCCAAAGATATCCAGGGTGGCGGCGGCGGTCAGCCGTTCTTCGCTACGGCCGGTGGCAAAAACGTAGGAGGGCTGGGCGCGGCCATCGGCAAGGCCGAAGAATTGGTTTCGAAATCCTTGTAAGTCAGAACATATAAGTGGTTTGGGAACGGAGGTGGCGTTGTGCCAACTAGTTCCTAATCATGTCAAGGGCTACAACAACGGGGCCGGCTGCTCTTAGCGCAGCCGGCCCCGTTGTTGTAGCCCTTACTCGTGCCTGTAAGGCTTCGCGGAGCGTTAGGCTGTCGTTTTCTTTTCGGAGATATAGTCGTTTACTACCTGTTCCAGTACCTGCAGCGGCAAGGCTCCGTTCTTCAACACGACATCGTGGAAATCACGCAGGTCGAACTGTGGCCCCAAGGCTTGCCGGGCTCGTTCACGGAGTTCCAGGATTTTCAGCATACCTACTTTGTAGGCGCAGGCCTGGCCGGGCATCACAATATACCGCTCCACTTCAGCCTCCACATCAGACTGAGCCATGCCCGTGGTGCGGCGCATGTAGCTGATAGCCTGCTCGCGGGTCCAGCGCTGGTCATGGAGGCCGGTGTCTACTACGAGGCGGGCGGCCCGGAATAGCTCGGCCCGCAGCCAGCCCAGCTTGTTATATGGGTCTTTTTCGAAGCCTAACTCCGAGGCTACCCGCTCGGCGTACAAGGCCCACCCTTCAGAATAAGCTGTGAAAGGCACTATGGTGCGGAAGGTAGGCAACCCTTGCAGTTCCTGCGCAATGCCAATCTGGAAGTGGTGGCCCGGAATGCCCTCATGGTACGCCAACGTGCGCATCCCGAATTTGGGTGTCGCTTTCACGTCGTAGAGGCTGGCGTAGAAGATGCCCGGGCGCGAACCGTCGAGTGCCGCGGGCTCGTAGTAGGCGCCGGCCGACGTTTTTTCCTTGAATACGGGCACCCGCTGCACCTTGATGCGGGCCTTCGGGCGAATACGAAACGCGCTACCCAACCCCTGGTCTACTTCGGCTAGGATACCTTGGTAATCAGCCAGGATCTGGGCGCGGCCGCTGTCCGAGTCGGGGTATAGGAACCGGGCTTCTTCGCCCAGCCGTGCCATCGTCGGCCCCACGCTGTCGGCCCCGGGCACCTGCTCGGCTTGCAGAATGGCGCGCATTTCGGCCGTGATACGGGCCACTTCGCGCAAACCCAGCGAATGAATTTCGGCGGCGCTGAGGGTAGTGGTAGTGCTGCGCTGCAGGCAGTAGGCGTAGTAGGCTTTGCCGTCCGGAAACTTCCATACGCCCGCGTCATTGGTCGAGCGAGGGCGCAACGCAGTAAAGTAGGTTATCAGTTGGCGATAGGCGGGATACACGCTGCCTTGAATATGCCGTTTGGCCTCAGCCAGCACCTCGGCCTGAGCGGCCGGGGTAAGGTCTGCGACTTTTTTTGTTTTCTCGGCCAGCGACGTATAGAGAATGTTCTGCTCCGGCTGCTGCGCCACAAAAGCCGACATTTCAGCCAGCACCTTATCAATCACGAAAGTAGGCGGCACTATGCCGCGCTGCTCCCGAATTTTCAGACCTTCCAGCACTTGCGCGAACTTGAGGCGCACGGCCGCCAGCCGCTCGTTGTAGTAGTCAGCGTCGCGGCGGTTACGTACCTGGTGCACGTTGGCCATGAAGCTCGGAAACTCGTTTTGCACCCCAAACAGCTGATTGACGGGGTAGTTGTGGTGGCGGAACGCTTCCCCGGCCGCCGCGTTGGCCATGTACCAATCGAGCACCTGGTAGTTGAGGCGGTCCTGGCCCCGCATACCAGTGGTGTCGTAGCTGTGCAAAGTTGCCCGTGTTTCGCGCAGAAACTGAAACTGCCGGTTGGTCTCGGCCTCCGAGGCGTCGTCCAGTTTCCGGTTGTGCCCCTGAATACCCAGGCCCTCTACCAGCCGCAGCCGGGAAAGCAGTTCGGGCGAGTCGAAGGCGAATTTTACAAATACCTTCTCGTAGAAGGCCCGAATAAAGAAAGGTTTGAACCAAATGGTGTTGACAGCCAACACGGCCACTAGCAGCAGCACCGCCGTGAGTGTGCGAAGGATGATTTTTTTCATGTAGTATCTGGAATAGCAGGATAGTTGAAACTGCATGCTATTTAACAGGTATATTTCGTAATTCTTATATTATGTCCGGCTGCCACTTAGCACTAAGCAAGCCGGTAGGAGCGTCGGTGAGCAGCCATCAGCAACTGGTACACTAATGGAGCCACGCACGATTACGGAAGTCATTTCGGCCCTCGACAGCATCGTGCAGCAGTGCCAGCAGCGGCGTGACCGAGCCGGCTACTTTGCGGCCCTGTATAAGCGCATGACCGTGGCAGTAGCGGAAGGCATTGCGGCTGGGGCGTTTGAAGACGGACCGCGCATGGAGCGGCTCGATGTAGCGTTTGCCCGGCGCTACCTCCAAGCCTGGCAGGCCTATCAGCAAAAAGGCGAGTGCACTGATGCCTGGGAATATGCTTTCGATGGGTGCGGTAACCAGGCCCTGACCGTGTTCCAGCATCTGGTGCTGGGCATCAACACGCACATCAACCTCGACTTGGCTATTGCCGCCGCAACCGTAGCGCCGGGGACCCAGATTCATGCCCTGCATACCGATTTCAACCGCATCAACGATGTCATCAGCTCCCTCATGGACGATGTGCAGCAGTGCTTGGAGCAGGTGTGGCTACCGATGCGTTGGCTTAAGCGTGTGGCCGCTACCCAGCAAACCGATGTGCTCAACTTCAGCATTGGCGCGGCGCGGAAGGCGGCCTGGGCCAACGCCACACTACTGGCCCACCTGCCGGCAGCGCAGCAGCCGCCACACATCCGGGCCATGGACAAAGCGGTGCATGCGCTGGCCCAGCGCATTGGCAGCCCCGGCTGGCGGTCGAGGGCGCTGCTGCAGCTTGTCCGGGCCACGGAATACGAGGACGTGGCCCGCACCATCCGGCTGATTGATACAACGGTAGTCCGGTAAAGCAGTGGCTGCGGCGGGTTGGCTGTGTAACCCTTCTGTTTCCGCCTTCACCGCTACCCTTCACGGGCGACTTTGCTCTAACCTATGGCGGCCATTCGCACGCCGGAAAGCTTTTATAAGGTCGGCCAGCAGGCAACTTTTCTCAGGCAGATAGTTTTAACTTGCAGCCCCGGCGGCCAACCCGCCCTATTTTTCTATGGACGACAGCATCAAAGCCAAATACCAGCCCGTCATCGGCCTCGAAGTGCACGCGCAGCTGCTCACGCGGAGTAAAATGTACTCTTCGGATGAAAACGAATACGGTGCGCTTCCCAATAACAATCTGAGTGTCATTACGCTGGGCCACCCCGGCACGCTGCCCCGGGTGAACTACTCGGCCGTGGAGTTTGCCATGAAAATGGGCCTGGCCACCAACTGCCAGATCCGGCGCGAAAACCTGTTTGCGCGCAAAAACTACTTCTACCCCGACCTTCCCAAGGGTTACCAGATTACGCAGGACAAAACCCCGATCTGCACCGGCGGCCACGTCGAAGTTCGTCTTTCCGATGGCTCGACCAAGAAAATAGGCATCACCCGCATCCATATGGAAGAGGATGCGGGCAAGAGCATGCACTTGGCTGGCGAAGTGGAAACCCTCGTGGACCTGAACCGGGCGGGTGTGCCGCTAATTGAAATTGTGTCGGAACCGGATATCCGCAACGCGGAGGAAGCCTATGCCTACCTGGCCGAAATCAAGAAGCTGGTGGAGTACCTGGGCATCTGCGACGGCAATATGGAGGAAGGCTCACTGCGCTGCGACGCCAACATTTCGGTGATGCTGCGCGGGGCCGACAAGTTCGGAACCAAAGTGGAGGTGAAGAACATGAACTCCTTCCGGAATGTGCAGCGCGCCATCGAATACGAAATTGAGCGGCAGATTCAGATGGTAGAGGCTGGCGAAATCATCGACAGCGAAACCCGCGGCTTCGATGCGCAAACTGGTACCACCAACGGCCAGCGCAGCAAGGAAACCATGAACGACTACCGGTACTTCCCGGAGCCCGACCTGCCACCCGTTATCATCGACGATGCCTGGCTGCACCGCGTGCAGAGCGAGTTGCCGGCCCTGCCGCAGCAGCTCTACGCCCGCTTCACCGGCGAACTGGGCCTGTCTGACTACGACGCCACGGTGCTGACGGCCGAGAAGGAACTGGCGCTGTACTTTGATGAACTGACCTGCCTTACGCCCAATGCCAAAGCTGCCGCCAACTGGGTGACGGGCCCCGTGAAAGCCTACCTGAACGAGCGGGCACTTGCCCTCGACCAGTTCCCGCTGAGCACGCAGCACCTGGCCGATATCATTCAGCTGATTGACGACAATAAAGTAGGCCACTCGGTAGCCAGCAAGCAGCTATTTCCACACCTGCTCGACAACCCAACGCAGACTGCCGCCGCCGCTGCCGAAGCGCAGGGCTTGCTGCAGCAGTCGGATGCCGGGGCACTGGAAACCATGATTCAGCAGGTGCTGGACGCAAACCCGGCCAAAGTAGCCGAGTACCGTGCCGGCAAAAAGAGCCTCACGGGCATGTTTATGGGCGAGCTAATGAAACTGACCGGCGGCAAGGCCGACCCGAAACTGGCCAACCAGCTCCTGCGCCAGAAGCTGGACGCGTAACACTGCGCCACACGCTATGCAACCGAAACCCTCCTAGCTGGTCTCCAGTGGGAGGGTTTTTTATGGGTCAGCTCAATTCCGTTGTTATGCATTCTGCTAAGCTATTCATCCTACTTGTGGCCTCCTCCTTCGCGCTGCCTGCCGCCGCCCAACGTGCTGCCCGCTCCAACTACGTAGTGCGGGGCCAGCTCACGAACGCGCCTGCGGGCACTTGGGTCTACGTAACCGATTACCTGACCGGGCAGCACGTTCCGCTCGATTCTGCCACTACCGATTCCAAAGGCCGTTTCCGGATTCGGGGCCAGGTGGCGGCACCCGGCACCTACAACCTGCGCGTGAAGGGCCAAGACCGGACAGCCGGGCTGGCACTGGCTCCCGGCAGCCGCCTGCGGGTGCGGGGTGATGCGGCGTCGCTCTGGAGTACCGGCGAGGTAACCGGTTCTGCTGAGGCTGTGTCGCTGGCTACCATGAACCGGGAGCACGCCCGCATTCTGGCACATGTAGACGCGCTGGCCCAGCGTCGGCAGACCACCACCGACACCGCCACGCTGCGGCAGATAGGGCAGGAGTGGGACACCAGCTTCGCGGCCCTCACGGCCGCCTCTCTGCGGGTGGCTAGGCAGTCGTCGTATGTTGCGCCGTTTGTGGCGGCTTCGTTTCTGAGCGGCAACGGCGCCAACGTCGCCTTTCTGGATTCGGCTACCAGCCGCTACGCACAGCAGTGGCCGGCTTCGCCCTACACCAAGCAGCTGCTGCACTACCAGGCCATGCGCCGGGCCACCACCATCGGGCAGCTTGCTCCCGAAATCAATTTGCCCACACCCGACGGCCGGCCGCTGCCGCTGAGCAGCCTGCGCGGCAAGTATGTGCTCGTGGATTTCTGGGCCAGCTGGTGCGGCCCCTGCCGGCAGGAAAATGCGGTGCTGGTGCGCACGTACCAGCAGTTCCGACCGAAAGGCTTTGAGGTGTATGGCGTGTCGGCAGATAGCAAGCCGGAGGCCTGGCTGGCCGCTATCCGGCAGGACGGCCTGCTCTGGCCACAGGTGCTGGATGTGCCTTCTGCTACCAGTGTGGCCAGCACGGTATATAATATCTATGCGTATCCAACTTCGTTTCTGCTTGATCCGCAGGGCCGGATCATTGCCAAAGACTTTCGGGGTGATGCCCTGGCCCAAAAGCTGGGAGAGCTGCTGCCTTAGGTAAGGTGGGTGCTGTCAGCAGAGTCTAGTTTTGGAAAAACCACCCTTGGATATCCCACCAGGCGGTGGTTTTTCGTTAGAAGCCGCGAACAGAGGAAGAAATGAGGTTGTTAGCTTGCCGTAGCCGGACGATTGTTCTCAATTCCGGCGAAATCGGCAACTTGCAGCTGCAACCGTTGTCTTTTGCGAAACCATTGCCGGCGGGACCGTCGGCTTTCTTACTGAATATGTTGAAAATGAAAAGTCTGCTGTTTGTTGGAGCTGTGCTGGGCATGGCCAATGCCTGCACCAAAAACACGACGCCCACCACAACTGGGGCAGCCAACACGGCTGGCTACCAGCTCAGTGGCCAACTGACTAATGCTCCTGCCGGTACGAAGGTATACTTGGCGGAACTGGGCGAAACGCAGTTCATCTCGCGCGACACCGCTACCCTCGACGAAAAAGGCCAGTTCCGCTTCACGGGCACTGTGCCGGAGCCCGGACTTTATCAGGTGAAAACCACTGACCAGAGCCAGGTATTGCTGGCCCTGAGCAACGGTAGCACCGTGGAGCTGAGCGGCGACGCTAACAAGCTGGCCGAAACCTATACCGTGAAAGGCTCCAAGGACTCGGAGTTGCTGCAGCAGCTGAACCGCACCATGCAGCAGTCGAAGGAGCAGATGGGCAAGCTGGAGGCGCGCTACAACCAGAACGCTAACGCCAACCGTACCGACTCCATGCGGGCCATTGAGCAGCAGTTCTACCTGGCCCAGGCCCGCAGCACCAATAATGTGAAGGCCCTGGTGAAGCAGAATCCCAAGTCGGTGGTATCGGCTTTCGTGGTAGCCAACCTGATTAATCCGGAGGAGCAGTTTGGCTTCGTAGATTCCATGACTACCCAGTTTAAAACCACACTGCCCGAGTCGCGCTACACCAAGGTGCTGGCGGCCAAGCTGGAGCCCATGCGCGCCACGGCAGTAGGCTCGGCCGCCCCGGAAATCAGCCTCGCGGCTCCTGATGGCAAGACATTGCCCTTGAGCAGCCTGCGCGGCAAATACGTTCTGATTGACTTCTGGGCCAGCTGGTGCGGCCCCTGCCGCCGCGAAAACCCCAACGTGGTGAAAGCCTACAATAAGTACAAAGGCAAAGGCTTCGAAATCTACGGCGTAAGCTTCGACCAGGACCGCGAAAAGTGGCTCAAAGCCATTCAGGCCGATGGCCTCACCTGGAAGCACGTTTCGGACCTGAAAGGCTGGGAAAGCGCCGCCGGCCAGACGTACAGCATCAAGTCCATTCCCGCCTCCATTCTCCTCGACCCACAGGGCCGCATCATCGGCAAAAACCTGCGCGGCGAAGCTCTGGAAGCTAAGCTGGCATCGGTGCTGAAGTAAGTGCTGGCATTTCTACAAAAAAAGGCCGGCCCCATGCGGGGCCGGCCTTTTTTATTAACACTTGCTGTCCTGTATATAATGCTGAATCAAGGAATCTTCTTGTAGGTTTCCAGAACGAGGTAGGCAATGCCTGATTGGTTGTGACCTTCTAGTTCTACTATTAAAGTTTGAGCCAAACCACTACTACTTACTCTTATAATTTATATTAATGTAATTAGTACTACTTATTTCATTTTATTCTGTAACCAAAGGACAGTAAAGAAAAAAGCGTCGTTGGTATAAGAATTAGTATTACTATGATTGTTCTTCGCAGTCTTGCATCGTATAATTTATCAAAATGAGAAATTATATGTATCCCCTTATCCTTGTAAGAAAATATAATATAATTTAAAACTATGAAAGGTGACCAGAATAGAAGCGTGGGAATTTGAGCGCGCGCCCACGCACCGACAAAGTTAGTTAACGCAATAATGTATAAACAAATTAGCAAGTTGATAGACCAGAACGATCCATCTAACAAATCATCATTTTTCATATCAGGTTTTATACGACGCGCGAGGCGGGCAATCGAATAATAAAGCAGATGATAATAGTTCATGAAACTAATATTCTAGGCGTTGATATTCTTTCAGCGTTTGCAGTTTTTCTTGGCAAAAAGAATGCTTTTCCTTCTGCGTTGTCAATGATATAATCAACTACTCCTGTGTAATCGGACGACCATACAAATCCAGCAACTACTATAACGGGTGCCGCTGGGGCTATTTCCTACAGAAACATCCGCTGCATAGACTGCCACAGCTGCTTTTTGCGGCCGGCGTCGTATTCCAGCATCTTAATTTCGCTGGCGCCGAGGAAGGCGGTGTCGCCGTAGAGTAGCACCGGCTCGTAGGGTTGGGTGGTGTACACGGCCACATCAAGGAGGTTTTTGCCGAAAGCCAGGAACTGCCTGGCCGCCAGCTGCTGGCGCAGGCTGCACAGGGCCACCGGAAACTTTTCGTGCTCCACATTCACCAGCACCACGTCTTCCATCACCAGCCGAATGGCCTTGAGGATGTTGTTGAGGAACACGTTGCGGGGTAGCTTCTTGAACTCCTCGGGCGACACGCGCACCAGAATCAGCAGGCCGTTGGGGTTGCTGCCCAGCGTGGCAAACGGAATGTGCGCCACCGGCGACTGGGTAGGCGTGGGCTGAATACGGCCCGGCTGCGAAGGCGGCGCGGCTGGGGCAGCCGGCAGTTCCGCCAGCGTTGCCACATTAAACAGCGGCCCTGCCGCCGACATATCCGCTGTGGCCACAACCGATGGCGCGGCTGCGGGAGGCACCACAGGTGGCACTGGTACGCTGGCGGGCGGAACTGGCGCTGTAGCCACCGGCACCGGGCGCGGGGCGGGAGCAGCCGGAGCAGCCGGTATATCGGGGGTAGGAGCCGCGGCCACCGGAGCAGGCGCCGGAAGTGGGGTCGCCGCCGGGGTGGGCGCTTCTGCCGCCGCCACTACGGGCGGCACGGCAGCCGCGGCGAGCTCCGGCACCACATATAGCGAAACGCCGGTGTACAGATTCTGGAAGAAGGCCAGCGAGGCGGCAGTATCCATAAGATAAGGAGCGGGTACAGAAGTAAGATACAGCCGTTTCGGAGCTAGCCGTGGTGCCCGGCCCAAGGCTTCCAGGCCCGAGCTGGCGCTACTCGATAGCAAACATGGATTTCAGCTCCGTAGCATCTTCCGGCTTCAGGCGGCCAGCCAGGAGCAGGCGGAGCTGGCGGCGGCGCAGGGCCCCCTCAAACAGGCTATGCTCCTCAGGCGTTTCCGGCACAGCTTCCGGCACATCTATCGGGCGGCCCGACTGGTCCACAGCTACAAAGGTGAAAAAGGCCTCGTTCGACTTGAATTTAGTGCCGCTCGGAATATCCTCGGCCCACACATCAATGTGCACTTCCATGCTGGAGCTGAAGGCCCGCGTCACCTGCGCCTGTAGCGTCACGACACTGCCCAGCTTGATGCCTTCCCGAA
This genomic window contains:
- the alaS gene encoding alanine--tRNA ligase, with protein sequence MSLPTASHVRQQFLDFFASKGHHIVPSAPIVVKDDPTLLFINSGMAPFKDYFLGNKPAPFKRIADSQKCLRVSGKHNDLEEVGYDTYHHTMFEMLGNWSFGDYFKKDAIAWAWELLTEVYKLPKDRLYVTYFEGDAGDKLAADTETQDLWRQYTTDDRILPGNKKDNFWEMGDTGPCGPCTEIHIDLRDEAEVAQKSGRELVNADHPQVVEVWNNVFMEFQRLADKSLVKLPAQHVDTGMGFERLMMAVSGVKSNYDTDVFQPLIQFIASEVGMEYHGTAPATVNDQPATENEKTDIAIRVIADHIRTISFTIADGQLPSNVKAGYVIRRILRRAVRYAFSSLSQKQPFLYKIVPILADQMRNIFPELKAQQQFVQRVIEEEEIAFLKTLENGLRRLETLEEGFRQNGNRIDGKTAFELSDTFGFPLDLTALIAREKGLTVDEEGFKKELDAQKNRSRNAQEAEQSDWTIVRESEEQPAFVGYDQEEAPARILRYRRTDRKGKTEYQVVLDQTPFYAESGGQIGDTGYLESPLSKVRVLDTKKENDLIVHTVLELPEDVNGEFLARYDHARRAQIQRNHTATHLLQAALREVVGSHVAQKGSLVNEKLLRFDFSHFTKVTDDQLRQVETLVNARIRQQIPLDERRNVPIDEAKNLGATALFGEKYGEFVRVITFDRDFSVELCGGTHVRTTGDIGFFKITSESAVGAGVRRIEAVTAEAAETFVNQQLELIGQVREALGNPQHLIPSIEKQTEEIAGLRKQIEQFAQQSINQQKDQLVGQVKPLNGVNFLAAQVQASSADGLKTLAFNLRQSVPNLVAVLGAEIDGKPQLAVMLDDELAKSGKLNASTLVRELAKDIQGGGGGQPFFATAGGKNVGGLGAAIGKAEELVSKSL
- a CDS encoding DUF885 domain-containing protein, which codes for MKKIILRTLTAVLLLVAVLAVNTIWFKPFFIRAFYEKVFVKFAFDSPELLSRLRLVEGLGIQGHNRKLDDASEAETNRQFQFLRETRATLHSYDTTGMRGQDRLNYQVLDWYMANAAAGEAFRHHNYPVNQLFGVQNEFPSFMANVHQVRNRRDADYYNERLAAVRLKFAQVLEGLKIREQRGIVPPTFVIDKVLAEMSAFVAQQPEQNILYTSLAEKTKKVADLTPAAQAEVLAEAKRHIQGSVYPAYRQLITYFTALRPRSTNDAGVWKFPDGKAYYAYCLQRSTTTTLSAAEIHSLGLREVARITAEMRAILQAEQVPGADSVGPTMARLGEEARFLYPDSDSGRAQILADYQGILAEVDQGLGSAFRIRPKARIKVQRVPVFKEKTSAGAYYEPAALDGSRPGIFYASLYDVKATPKFGMRTLAYHEGIPGHHFQIGIAQELQGLPTFRTIVPFTAYSEGWALYAERVASELGFEKDPYNKLGWLRAELFRAARLVVDTGLHDQRWTREQAISYMRRTTGMAQSDVEAEVERYIVMPGQACAYKVGMLKILELRERARQALGPQFDLRDFHDVVLKNGALPLQVLEQVVNDYISEKKTTA
- the dprA gene encoding DNA-processing protein DprA — encoded protein: MLPSSTNNVHPPDDTLLHEVALTLFPNIGPQLTRQLMSYGGSAKNVLHLPPGKLRKIPGIGPATEAILTGADRTKALKQAEDSIRKAEKEGVQLLFYTSKHFPARLKQLPDAPTLLYYQGTADLNQAKTLAIVGTRQATDYGREQTERIVSGVASHRPLIVSGLAYGIDIAAHRAALQEGLETVGVMATGLDVLYPHAHRKTAEKMLTQGGLLTEFAFGTPPDKYNFPSRNRIIAGLCDGTVVVEAARKGGALITADLAQGYDRDVLAVPGPLGSPASEGCHELIKANRAALYSEPQDIEQLLNWDLALHLTGKPKSPAVYDALDFSPEEFQLVTVLQAASGREEHLDNLAWKAQLPIHTTASLLLGLEFRSLVKALPGKRFVLV
- a CDS encoding MerR family transcriptional regulator — translated: MPYKERDIEKQYFTIGEVAAQFNVAPSLIRFWETEFEELRPRKSKKGNRLYTPQDVDIFRTIYHLVKERGYTIPGARDMLKQKGPQLKEKIDVIQSLEKVRKFMVTMKKELDAIGKAQG